In the genome of Bremerella sp. P1, the window CGCCTCGCTGCTGAGCACCTTGCTCAACGCGTTGATCGCTTGGAGTGCCTTCGCCTCCTGGACATAGCCGATGATGGAGTTGACAAGCACCACGGCAAAGATGACCGCCGCGTCGGCCCATTCTCTTAGGATGATCGTCAGTGCGGTTGCGGCGAGCAGAATATAGACCAGTGGCTGTTGAAACTGGCGGAGGAAAATCTGAAACTTCGTTTCGCCCTCGGCTTGGGTCAACGCATTGGGGCCAAAGCGTTCGCGGCGACGACCAATCTCTAAAAGGGGCAAGCCATCGTTGATACTTGTTTCCAGTCGCGACTCCACATCCGGGGCATCAAAGTGGTACCAGAACTCGGTTTCTGGGCGACTCATGAGTGATCCTCTCGACTGCGGTTGATGAAATGTATCGTGAAAGACTGATTGACGGAAAATAAACCTGCGATGCGAGCTAATACGAGGTGGTATGAATGACGTCGCAAATTCCTTCTAGGTCCAAGTCGTCCTCGTGCTCTCCGAAAGGGCTTTCCTGCGTATGCGCTAAGTAAAGCAGACCAAAATAGAAATAGCTATGCAGGAATGTGACCGGAATCTGCCACACTCCTAAATCGGTTGTGAGACTCCACGGCAGAATCAACATAAACAGGAGGACGCCTTGGGTGAGGAGTATTTTATAACTTGGGGGAAATGGAGTCGTGGCAATGCGTTCGCACGCTCCACAGACCTCCATGAATTCCCGTGCCTCACTATCTAAGATCCGCAAGACATCATCGCTGATTCTGCCCTCATCGCGCCAACGGACCAGCATCGAGTAAATCTCGGTCGAGCGGTCTCTAGGTAGATGCGTGTACTGATCCTGACCGGCAATCTGGGAACCCCGTAGTTTACTTTTCAACTGGGAAGCGAAGGAAACGACATATCCATGCAGCTGTTCTAGTTCGGACACCTCCGGTTGCGCATAGACGTTGGCTTTGATCATCAAATTACGGCTGATATTGACGAGTTTCCCCCACAGCGTTCTTGCTTCCCACCAACGCTCGTAGGCAGCGTTGCTCCGCAGCACTAATAAGAGCCCAAGTAAGAATTCGATGCCTGCATAAACGACCGAAGAATGATCCGCGATTTGATGGAACGAAGAGTTTTCTTTCCAGACCGGCAAAAGACCGTAGCAGGCAAATGCACACGCCGTCAAAGTCGCATCCCGCGTGACGGATGTTCCCCGAATAAAATGCCAGACGGTCTTTATGTCCATTTTATTGCCACATATCTGGTTGGCGTTGCCGATTGCTCCAATTTAGCAGTAAGTGATTCGAATCGCCAAAACTACGCCTCAGAAGTACTATTCGCGATTCCATCTCGCTGACATGGGTGCTGTCACAAGGAATACTTCTCTCCGCGATAGAGTGTCACCAAAAGAAAGGGGAGAGCGGATTGGTCCTGTCTGCCTGGGTGATGTTGTTGCGTTCACTAAAGAAAGAATGGAAAAGCTACCGAACCGTTGAATCCATGGCAAATCAAGGTTCTGGTGATTCGATTTGACCAAGCTATATTCGCTTAGACGGCCATGATTCGATTACAATCGAAGCCGCAGGCCGCGATGCCGTCAAACGTACCCTGAAATTCGGTGCGTCCAACAATTCACGATTTGGAATCGACTAGCTATAGGCTTGTCCATCGAGGACGAGTAGTCCATGTCCTGCATTACCTACGATAATGTGAAAATCCCTTCCTACTTTCTCATTTCCCGTGAAACCATCATGCCCACCTATCTCTCGATGCTTGCGTTCTTCGTGACGACTCTCGCGATGCTTTTGCCTGTCTCCCTGGAAGCGGCGGACAAAGACAAGCTCAACGTGCTGTTCATCGTCGCGGACGACATGAATTGCGACCTGGGTGTGTATGGCAACCAGCAAGTCATCACGCCTAACCTGGAACGCCTCGCGAGAATGGGCGTTCGCTTCGACAACGCTTATTGTCAGCAACCCCTTTGCGGTCCCAGCCGTGCGAGCCTGATGACCGGGCTACGTCCCGACACGCTCGACATGCATACGCTTGCTCACGAACTTCGTAAGAAGAACCCCGATGTGGTAACGCTGGGCCAGCTCTTTCGCAATAACGGTTACTTCACGGCTCGAGCTGGAAAGATATACCACTACGGCAATCCATCGCAGATCGGTACCGACGGCAACGATGATCCGGCAACCTGGGTCGAGCGGTACAACCCTGCCGGAATCGACTCGAAGCAGGAAGACAAGATCATCCGCTACAGCAAGGGCGGTTTAGGGATTTCCATGGCATGGTGGGATCCTGAAAGCAAAGACGAGGAGCATACCGATGGCATGGTCGCCTCGAAGATTATCGAGTTAATCGAGCAGCACAAGGATGAACCCTTCTTCCTGGCAGCAGGTTTTTTCAATCCGCATTGCCCCTACGTCGCCCCGAAGAAGTACTTCGATCTGTACCCGCTCGATGGCATTACCATGCCCGATTTAGAGGAGGCCAAAGCGGACCTGGCTGACGTACCGAAAATGGCGATCCAGCGTGATCTCAAGGGGTGGCCGTACTATTTCAATGGCGTTTCCGTGGAAGAAGCCCGTAAGTGCAAACAGGCCTACTATGCCTGCAATTCGTTTGTCGATGCCCAGATCGGCCGACTATTAGATGCCCTCGAGAAACACGATCTCATGGACAACACCGTGATCGTCTTTTGGTCGGATCATGGTTACTTTCTGGGTGAAAAAGGGCTGTGGTACAAACGGAAGGCCTTTGAGCGTTCTGCCCGGATGCCCATGATCATCGCCGGCCCGGGACTGACGCAGGAGGCCTCAACTAAGAAGCCCGTCGAGCTGCTCGATCTCTATCCAACTCTGGCCGACCTTTGTGGACTCACCCCACCATCGAACCTGGAAGGCCTGTCGCTACGACCTCTTCTGGCAAACCCAGCCGAAGCAAAGTGGGACAAACCTGCCGTCACACAGGTCTGGCACAACAAGAATGCCTGGGGGTATTCGATACGAACAGAACGATGGCGATACACCGAATGGCTTGAAGGCAAGGCTGGCCGAGAACTGTACGATCACGACAATGACCCCGACGAAGTCCACAACCTGGCCGACAAGCCAGACCACGCGGAAACCATCGCAAGACTGTCAGCAGACTTAAAGTCTTACGTCAATCTCAAGCCGCATAAACGAAACGAGTGAACTCGACGAAACCAAGCACCTTCCGCATCAAAATTAAAAGGTAGGCCAGGCAGGACTTGAACCCGCGACCAAGGGATTATGAGGACCTTCCTAGGGTTTTGCAGGTGCCTTTAGGACTTTGGAGACCCTGGTTTTTCCAGGGTTTCCGGTCCTGTAAGGGTCTACGCGAATCTGACGAAAGCCGCTTTTAGTTTGGTTCTGGTTTGGTAACGGTTTGGTTTTAGTTTGGTAATCAAGACTTGCCACACCAGCGGTCAAAGACGGCCAAGCTACGGCTTCTCTGTCCGTAGTTTCATGTCTCGTTCATGCATCTGAATTATGATTTCGGCTGACTTACTTGCCTCATCGCTTTCTACCCCGCTGTCACGCAACTTTTCATAGACGAAATCCTTTGCCTTTTGACGTTCTTCCGCCTTTTTCTTTTGGTACGACCGTTCTTCCTGGCTTTGATATTCGTAGTTGATTTGTTTTTGCTGCCACGATCCTTGATAGGAGATCAGGAGAGCGACAAGCATGACTAACGCTATCGAGCCGAAGCCACCAACGAGAATAACAATCAATGCGGCTTGATCGTCCGAAACTCCAGACGTTTTCGACTCGCGATTTGGGTAATTAGATGTCCTGGGACGGTCCTTGGCTTCGGGTACCGGTGCCACCGCTCCTGATGCTGGCTCTTTCTTCTCCTCTTGAACTCTTTCTTTCTGCCTAGCAAGGTGTTGCCTTGCGGCCTCTGCCATCAACTCCTTGTTTTTCCTCATGGAGCTTCGTGAGCCACCCCATACATCTGGCTCAGAATTTCGACTTCGATCACCAAAATTGGACATCTTTAGATTTGCCCTTGCCTAAGAAGCCTCCAAATACCCCCGCATGAGGGGGAACACTTCGCAGATTGTAGCTGGAAGCTAGGGCTAATCAAATGGTGGCTCGATACAGTCGTGCACATTTCTCGATCAAACCTTAAGGGCCTAGTGATCCAATGACCAAACGTGTACTCGAGATCGCTGAGAATTGGCATTTAATGAAAGTATCAATGAAATTGATACTACTTTTGAGCATATATAACTTGCTGATACTCAGAAGCTTGAAGCCTACCTCTTTGCGCGGGATACTAACCCCCTTCGCATTTTACCTAGAACTGGCAAGGCAACTCTGAACAGCTATGGCAAGTAACACGAACAAAACGCTCAAATACAAAGTCGCTAAATTCCACGCTGACAAGACCACAAGAACGTTACAGAGCCTCGTTCAATCCGCAATTAAGAAGAAAAACGCAGCCTTCGATCGTTGCCATACGCTAGACGCAGTCGCTGGGGTAACGCGACTAATCAATTACCACGGTCCCTACAAAAGCATGCGCGTAGGTGAACTATTGGACTACACGAAGGGACACGCCCAACCGTATACCAAATTCGAGAAGAAACTCGAAAGCCTACCGCTTCAAGGTATGGCTCCTCCTGAGGGATCGGACTTCATCCATAGTATTTTTTATTTCGCGATCTTAGAGAATCACGTAATTATCTCCCAGTCAACGAGTTTGCGAGTTGCACAGTTTGAAGCGTATCTCAACTGGTTGCTACATCAGACAGGGCAACTGAAAGATGAACAATTTGTGGAACTTCAAGATCAGCCGCCCATGGGCAAGACTGGCAACGTCTCGGATGCGACTTCAATCGAGATGAGCGCTCCTGTTGAGTTTGTCGCAAAGCATCCTGGAGGTGATGAAAAATCGGGGAACATCGTCACAACTGAGGACCACGGTGTAAAAGATGTTCGAATCTTCCTGAAAGGACTCGGGATGGATGTCTTAAAAGCACTCCTTCCCGAGGCCCTCGGTTTTCCTGACGGACTTAGCCCTGATGAGATTGCCATGAACCGTGAGCTTGTCGTTAACCTGGAGTTGAAGTGGAAGAAGCGGCGAAGCGACGACTCGACGAAGTTGCTTGATGAAGTAGCTCAGAAGCTCCGCCATGTAGACGACGAACTTGATTACAAAATCAAGACTAAAGATGGAGGCGTCATTACCAAAAATGATTTGAAGTTGTCAAAGTCCATTGCAATTGGTACTAACCCTACCTCAAAATTGCCGAACCGAGATCAACTTTGGGAATCGATGCATGAATGGTTGAAAGAACTCTTGGAGCAAAATCGAGTTAGTTCCTCATGAATTGGCGGATCGTACAAATCGTAAAATGGGTAATTTACTGCCTTCTTGTCACAGCAGCCGCATGGGGGTTGTCTTGGGGAGGACGTGAGCTTGGCCTAACCAGTGCAAATGAAGCAAGCATTTTCACTCGCCTGTCGGTCGTTCTAACCGTTTTTTCGGGACTTGCTCTTTGGGTCATTCGTGGCTGGGCTGAGGTATCAATCAATGAGGGGCTTCGCCTTTCCGATATCTCTAAACTGCGAGATCAAGTGAAACGTCGTAAAATGCGAATGTTTCAAAGCCTGGGAATTGGCGTCGCGTCAGGCGTAATACTTCAAATTCCTGCTGCGATTCTGGAGGGCACTTCAGGGAGTACACGCACTATCCTTAGTGTGATAGGCTACTTTTGCTTGATAAATATGAGCATGTGTTTGATCGTTGCATTATTCGACTGGCATCAACAACAAGAGCTTGTAGTTGGTTTATCCGACCGTGCCGAACGAGAGCGGCGGCGCCAAGAGGAATTGGCTAAGCTGACACAAGAAGAAGGTGAAGACCAATCTAACAAATGAGGCTAATGGCTTTAACTCTATGCCGACAAACGCGCCATTTATTGGGGATTAAGGAACGCACTCAAAACTCCACACTGGCAATTCACCCTCTCGGCCGCTGGTAGCCGCCAATCGCCGGGGAAGCGGCAAGAGTGGCCACCTACGATGAAATCCCCGGCAACGGGAACCTCTTGGCCATCGGCCTCGCTGTGGCTTTCCCGAGTGGTTGAGCCGTGAACTGAAAGCAATTCTTTCGTCATGGGCAAACCGGACTCGGCCTCGATCTGAGCAATACCCGCGACTTGGCCGCCATTCATGGCGCCGAGAACTTCTGTGCGTGCGATCCTGATGGCTCGGGTCCTGGACATCTAGCCGTAGTTGTGTACGACTCTACAAGTCAAAATTTTACCGGCCAAAGCTCAAGAGATGATCCGACAGCACCAAAGTCGGTAGGTTGAGCTCCAGTTCAAAAGGGTGATCGTTGTACTCAGCGCGGAAGCGGCCAATGGGTGTTCCGGTGTTTCCACCATGTCGTAGGTTCAATCTCAGGTGTTGTCCCGGTTGCAGTTTGATGGGGGCATCGAGGACGAAGACGGCCCTGTGAGCTGCGTTTACTTGCCAGGCAGTTTTTAGGTTGCCATCGATGGAGCGTTCGATCGGCAGGGCGGTCGATTGCCCTTGGTCGTAGCAGCGGCAGAATGGGAGTTGGACTGGTCGGGATGGCGATTGGCCGTCTACCAACTCCATTGCGATTTCTCCTAGCTCATATTCTTCCTCATCAGTATCGAGTTCCAGCCGAATTGCTGTGACAACTTTGGCCTCGAATGGAATCATGTAAGCGTCGTAGGCTTGCCGGTCGCCTTCGATCTGGAACCATCCATCCTCTTCGGAAACCAGCTTTGCCCCCGAATAGGTTCGAGCGGCCGTTGAGACGACCGGCTGCCAGTTGGCGGCGTTTTCCGTGGGAGTGTCGGCAGGCGGTGCATTTGCCTTAGCCACCTTCGGGTCTAAGGCAACGTCATGGATCGTCTTTGCGAGTCGGCCGGCCAGAATAGGGTTGGTCATGTCGACTTTCTCGAAGACTGCCAAAGATTCTTCCTTGTTGCCACTGGCATGCAAGGCCTTTGTCAAGAGCACTTGGACCTGCCAGATGGCTTCCTGCGGTACGTTTCCTTCGAGCAGCTTAAGATGTTCGATCGACTGGTCATATTGGCCAAGCTCTACCATCGCGGCTGCCAGCGAGAGGCGGGCATACCAGTCGTCGGGACGAACCCGCAATGAGACCTCACAGAACGAGACGGCTTCCTCCTGTCGATCGGCTCGCAGGAGGGCATAGGTGAACAGGTTGCGGTAAGCCAGATTGTCGGGGCGGTCAAACAGTGCTGCTTTGAGATGCACGGTGGCTTCGTTGAAATCTCCTTGCCGCATTTGGGCGTAGGCCAGGAAGACGCGGGCACGATGATTGGGCCGCGCCATCAGAAACGCGTGGTAATACGGGATCGATTCCGCAGTGCGGTTATTCGATTGCAAGAGGTCCGCCAGAAGGTAGTTGTACCAGGCATCGTTTCGATGGACCGACCAAAACCTCTGAAGGAAGTCTATTCGCGTGTTGGCGTCGACGTGTTCCTCTAGTGAGCGAATGAGATTTACGATCGTTCGAGTCGGAAGTTGTCTCGCTTTCGGATTGGCAAACACCTCTTTCAAAGCGTCATCGTCTCCCTCAGTGAACGCGGCTCTCCATTGCTTTCGCAGCGCATTATCGTCCGACTCGTGCAGAATCTTCGTGAAAGTCTCTCGATGTGATTCGTCTGCCGTGAGACACCACTCGTCCATCGCTCCGACCAACTGTTCGCGAATGGCCCACGGTAGTGTACGAATACGCTCAATGATAATCGGTTCGTCGGCGTGCGAATCGGGATGAAAGCCGTTGTCGCTAACCACTCGATCCAGCTTCGTTAGCTTGGGCCGGGTATCGCCCCACGGGACGAACTCGGGATCATCGAAGGTCTCGTTACGGGCCTGGGTCACCGCTAAGGCGATTTTCAACTCGGATTCGGTCGACTGAAAGGAATCCTTTACGGCCTTTAGTTCTGTGACGAGCGATGGGACATCTGGATTTAGCTCAACCACCGCTTCGGCGCGTGCGATCGCGGCTCGCGCATCGTCCCACACCTCCTGCATATTGAGCGGTGCGGCTTTCGCGCGCTCGAAGAGCCGGGTTGCCTCAAGAATCGCCGTGTTGAACTCCGACTCCACCTCGCTCTTGCGAAGTCTTTCCTGCTCCTCAACATGGGCTAACGCTTGTGTCTGGGCGGAAATCTCTTCGGCCTTGGCAGCCATTTGCTGGGCGTGGATAGCATCACTCTCGGCATTCTTCGCTCGAAGCAAGAGAGCCCAGCTCAATCCGGCCAGTGAGACAATGACCGCGATACCAATCAGAGAGCTGAGCCCCACGACGATCCCACGTCGCTTGCGTTCCTCGGCCAACTTGGTTTCGGTCTTGGCGGCAGCAACCTCTGCCTCTCGCAGGCGGGACTGGACCGAACTCAAATAGCCGGCGACGTCTGTGGCCAGGTAGCTGGCATCGGGGTAACGCATGCCAGGGGAGATTGCGAGGCACTTGATAGCGATGCGAGCGAGTTCTCGATCCGCTTCGACATGTTCCAGTTGGCTGAGCTTCTTCAGTGCTTCGCCCATGTCTCCTTTGG includes:
- a CDS encoding bestrophin family ion channel, producing MDIKTVWHFIRGTSVTRDATLTACAFACYGLLPVWKENSSFHQIADHSSVVYAGIEFLLGLLLVLRSNAAYERWWEARTLWGKLVNISRNLMIKANVYAQPEVSELEQLHGYVVSFASQLKSKLRGSQIAGQDQYTHLPRDRSTEIYSMLVRWRDEGRISDDVLRILDSEAREFMEVCGACERIATTPFPPSYKILLTQGVLLFMLILPWSLTTDLGVWQIPVTFLHSYFYFGLLYLAHTQESPFGEHEDDLDLEGICDVIHTTSY
- a CDS encoding phage minor head protein, which gives rise to MSRTRAIRIARTEVLGAMNGGQVAGIAQIEAESGLPMTKELLSVHGSTTRESHSEADGQEVPVAGDFIVGGHSCRFPGDWRLPAAERVNCQCGVLSAFLNPQ
- a CDS encoding sulfatase, translating into MSCITYDNVKIPSYFLISRETIMPTYLSMLAFFVTTLAMLLPVSLEAADKDKLNVLFIVADDMNCDLGVYGNQQVITPNLERLARMGVRFDNAYCQQPLCGPSRASLMTGLRPDTLDMHTLAHELRKKNPDVVTLGQLFRNNGYFTARAGKIYHYGNPSQIGTDGNDDPATWVERYNPAGIDSKQEDKIIRYSKGGLGISMAWWDPESKDEEHTDGMVASKIIELIEQHKDEPFFLAAGFFNPHCPYVAPKKYFDLYPLDGITMPDLEEAKADLADVPKMAIQRDLKGWPYYFNGVSVEEARKCKQAYYACNSFVDAQIGRLLDALEKHDLMDNTVIVFWSDHGYFLGEKGLWYKRKAFERSARMPMIIAGPGLTQEASTKKPVELLDLYPTLADLCGLTPPSNLEGLSLRPLLANPAEAKWDKPAVTQVWHNKNAWGYSIRTERWRYTEWLEGKAGRELYDHDNDPDEVHNLADKPDHAETIARLSADLKSYVNLKPHKRNE
- a CDS encoding protein kinase domain-containing protein, with amino-acid sequence MTADLVKRALEIVDDAILLDMQQRKDFIVIACGDDAALKDKVNHFLQFEQGISIAASTSGEIVVELPDDSRSPSRYGLGEEIARGGMGVVYSARDRDLERDVAVKVLHEGQLTNSDALRRFLFEARIGARLQHPGIAPVYDLGLLAPNKPFFAMKLVRGETLSALLSQRTTLDEDRSRFLSIFNQICQTVAYAHSVNIIHRDLKPDNVMVGQFDEVQVMDWGLAKILSDDGEPSEDMGTNALSNGNASHAKDVLVEDLSSSAQTMAGTVMGSPSYMPPEQTVGERGKPSDVFALGAVLCEILTGTPPYSAESPIETLALATKGDMGEALKKLSQLEHVEADRELARIAIKCLAISPGMRYPDASYLATDVAGYLSSVQSRLREAEVAAAKTETKLAEERKRRGIVVGLSSLIGIAVIVSLAGLSWALLLRAKNAESDAIHAQQMAAKAEEISAQTQALAHVEEQERLRKSEVESEFNTAILEATRLFERAKAAPLNMQEVWDDARAAIARAEAVVELNPDVPSLVTELKAVKDSFQSTESELKIALAVTQARNETFDDPEFVPWGDTRPKLTKLDRVVSDNGFHPDSHADEPIIIERIRTLPWAIREQLVGAMDEWCLTADESHRETFTKILHESDDNALRKQWRAAFTEGDDDALKEVFANPKARQLPTRTIVNLIRSLEEHVDANTRIDFLQRFWSVHRNDAWYNYLLADLLQSNNRTAESIPYYHAFLMARPNHRARVFLAYAQMRQGDFNEATVHLKAALFDRPDNLAYRNLFTYALLRADRQEEAVSFCEVSLRVRPDDWYARLSLAAAMVELGQYDQSIEHLKLLEGNVPQEAIWQVQVLLTKALHASGNKEESLAVFEKVDMTNPILAGRLAKTIHDVALDPKVAKANAPPADTPTENAANWQPVVSTAARTYSGAKLVSEEDGWFQIEGDRQAYDAYMIPFEAKVVTAIRLELDTDEEEYELGEIAMELVDGQSPSRPVQLPFCRCYDQGQSTALPIERSIDGNLKTAWQVNAAHRAVFVLDAPIKLQPGQHLRLNLRHGGNTGTPIGRFRAEYNDHPFELELNLPTLVLSDHLLSFGR